A window of Clostridium taeniosporum genomic DNA:
TTACGCTTTTAAATACTTTTAATACCTTTAATTATTACTTCACTAAAATGACTATAAGTCATTTTAGTGAAAAATGCAATACCTGAAAACATTTTCTTAAATATTTTATTTATTAAACACTAAGTAAAAAAATCCCTAAGAGACTTTAAAGCGTTGATTTTTTTAGCCATGCACCCTTTCCAAACATAGTGCAGGAATAATTGTACAGCATATGATTATTTTTTATTCTTTATATATACTTATAATATCTTTAAAATACAGTATTTTATAAGTTATCCATAGATATTGCAACGATATAATTGCCCCAAAAATAAAAAACATACATGTAATTATTAAGTAAATAATTACATATATGTTTCATTAAAATTATAAAATATTAAAGACAATAATCTATTAGTGCAGGCAACGAGACTTGAACCCGTACATTAATATTAACACGCGCCCCTCAAACGCGCCTGTCTGCCAATTCCAGCATACCTGCAGTTTATATTCTATATTTTAAATATTAATATTTAAAATATCTATATGCAAATAAGGCATTTAAGTTATCATAAGAATAAACTTGTGATCCATCTTCCATTCCGTATCCACCATATACTACACTTTTTTTATTTTTCACTTGAAATGCATTTATCTTTTTCATAGCTAAAGTAGCTAGTTCTTTATCATCTACTTTAGATGCTATCTGTACTATAAATGAATATATTGATGTTGATTCTATCTTACTCAAGCTTTCTCCATTAATAGAATATAGAGTTGAGATAAAACCATCTTTTTTTAATCTTTCTTTTATACAAGTTATACTTTTACTTATATCTTCACCATATTCTTGCTTATTTAATAATACAATTAATGATAAAAGGGTATCAATATTTTCATTATCATAACTTTCACTTTCTCTATAAAATTCTTTTTTATATAAAGGTACTTCATCACTTATATATCCATTATTTAAAATTTGTAAAGATGAATCTAATACTTTTTCCCATGAAGAATTTAGTTCTGATAGCATCTTTAATGTTTGTAAGTCTAAATAACATAAAGTAGTAGTTTTGCTTTTAGAAATACCATCATTAAAATCTACAAGAATATTATCCTCTACTAATTCTTTTGATATCCCCTTTGATATTCTAATAGCCAGTCCTCTATAACTTTTATCATTCCATTTTTCTTCTGCCAAAAGTAGTGCTTTAATTATTCTTAAATCATCTATGGTAGCAGATATTTCTGATTTTGATTTTTCTTCTACTCTCCAACTTATAAGGTAATTATTTAATACCATATAGTTTCTTATATAATCTAGAGTTCTATCAAATGTTATCCTATCATTTTTCTCCAAACTATATAAAAGCATCATACCTTGTGACTCAGATAATACTGAATGACCTTTAGTTATATCCCCTTGAGATCCAAAATTAATATAATTAGTGTATACTCCACCTTCATCATTCATTAATTCATTTTTCACAAAATTAATTAATAAATTTTCCTCATCAGTAGACTGTAATTGTAACCAAACTTTTCCTGTTTCTACATGCCTAAAATATGGTGCTAAATTATAATAAATTGTAAAACCTGCTATTAATAATATTAAAATTATTATTATTTTCCTTTTCATTCTAACCCCTTCTTTTTATCTATACCACTAATATACTTATTTTTTAGAATTAGAATATAGATATTTATAAACATTATAATAAGTGGTCACTTTATCTAAATATTTTTTGGTTTCATTAAAAGGTATATAACTTAAATCTTTACCATTTTGTGAAAGACTAGAGTTATTAAGCCATTTATTTACATTGCCTGGACCAGCATTATAACCTGCAATCATTAAAGCTAAATTTCCATCAAACATATTCCTAAGTTCATTTAAATACCAGCAACCCATTCTTATATTATATGATTCATCAAATAACTTTTCTTTTGAAAACTCATCTAACCCCATTTGCTTTGCTGCCCATTCCCCTGTTTCTAATGTAATTTGCATAAGACCAATTGCATTTTTATGAGATTGTGCCTTATTATCAAAATTACTTTCAGTCTTCATAACAGATAAAACAAAAAATGGATCTAGATTATATTCTTTACTGTACTCATTTACATATTCTTTGTATTTATAAGGGAAAAAAATATCTCTCATTAAATATTTTGAACTTGAAGCTAACACTACTATTATTATTACCCCTAATATAAGAAATTTATTTTTCTTAGATTTCATTACTTTCTCCTTATTTAAAATTATTTTTCTCATAGCTATCATCCATGACATATTTTATCATCTAATAAAATCTTCTCTTCCCCTTCTTTTATAAGGCATATTCAAATAAACAACTAATTAATATGTTAATTTATTTTGTGAATTACTTCTTCCTTAGAACCTACTAATAGCACAACTATTATAAGAACCCAAGTCATTGTATTTCACAAAATATCCATGACATCTTTGACTTGTTATCTATTCTCATATGCCTAATGCAACAGATGTAAGCTCTTTAAGTAACGATTTCTAATTCTTTAGATACCTTCTAAATCCATATCTATAATCTTAGAATTCTATTTATAAAACTATCATCACATGGTACTTTATATTAAATAACATAATTTTACATATCTATGTTTTAAATCTTCTATTAATACTATTTAAAACATACTATTGTTTTTATACTATTGAATTAATATAATCAATCAAATCATATACTTGCTTTTGTGTTTCTAATAAATCACCATTATTATCTATGATTACATTTGCAAAATCCTTCTTCTCATTCAAAGACATTTGTGCATTTATACGACTTACAACTTCTGTTTTAGTTAAATTATCTCTTGATATTACTCTCTTTATTTGAGTAGAATTATCAGCACAAACAAGTACAACATAATCCATATCTTTATGCATATTGTTTTCTATTAGAGTAGGTGCATCTATTATTACCACTTTCTTACCTTTTTTTTCATATGAATCTATTTCACTACTTATTGCTTTTTTTATATATGGCATAATTATAGATTCATATTTTACTCTTTGCTTTGAAAATTTAAATATATGATTTCCAAACTCTTTTCTTCTGAATTCACCCCTCCAATCAAAAAATCCTGATCCAAATTCACTTCTAATTATATCTAAAATTTGAGGATTTTTTTCTAATACATCTCTTGCTGTTACATCTGCATCAATAATATTAAAGTTTTCACTTCTAAATATATCTGATATAGTACTTTTTCCTGTTCCTATACCCCCTGTTAACCCTATCTTTATCATTTACAAAGTTCATCTCCCATTTTTATTTTGCATCATACCAAGTAGTACCATATTTTAAATCTACATCAAGTGCTACATTTAATTTTATGGCATTTTCCATCTCGTTAATAACCAATTGTTTAACTATGTCAAACTCATCTTTCTTAACATTTAATATAAGTTCATCATGTACTTGAAGAATTAACTTACTTTTTAACTTCTTTTCCTGTAATTTATTATAAACATTAACCATTGCAATCTTAATTATATCAGCTGCACTTCCTTGTATTGGTGCATTCATAGCTAATCTTTCTCCTAATGCTTTTACAATTTTATTGGAAGATTTTATTTCTGGTATAAATCTTCTTCTACTTAATATTGTCAATACATATCCTTTTTCTTTAGCATATTCGCTTACATGATTTAGATATTCCTTTATCTTAGGATATCTTTCAAAATAAATAGCCATATATTCTGCTGCTTCTTTTTTAGTTATTTTTAAATCTTGTGCCAAACTAAAATCACTTATTCCATATACTATACCAAAGTTTACTGCCTTTGCATTACTTCTCATAATAGATGTAACTTCATCTACCGGAACCTTAAATACTTCTGAAGCAGTCTTTGTGTGTATATCACTATGATGAGCAAATGCATCAATCATATTTTTATCATCAGCTACATGTGCAAGCACTCTTAATTCAATTTGTGAATAATCACAAGATATCAATATGTCATCACTCTCTTGAGGTATAAATACCTTTCTTATTTCTTTTCCCATTTCATATTTTATTGGTATATTTTGAAGATTTGGTTCTGTACTTGATAATCTTCCAGTAGTTGTAACAGTTTGATTGAAATTTGAGTGTATACAATTATCTATATCTATTACATTCTTAAGTCCTTCTACATAAGTAGAATTAATCTTAGTTATTTGTCTATAATACATAACTTTTTCTATTATAGGATGTTTATCTATTAACTTTTCTAAAACTTCTTGATTAGTTGAATATCCTGTTTTGGTTCTTTTAATTACTGGTAGATCAAGTTTTTCAAATAATATCTTTCCTAATTGTTTTGGAGAACTTACATTAAATTCTTCATCTGCTAATTCATATATTTCTTTTTCTGTCTTTTCTATCAACTCTTTAAATTTTTCTCTAAGTTCATCTAACTTTCCTTTATTAATCTTAAATCCTATACTCTCCATTGAAGAAAGAACATATATTAATGGATGCTCTACTTTATAATATAATTCATCCATATTTTCTTTATGAAGCATTTGCTTTAATTTATCAGATAAATTTTTTAAATAACTACTACATATAGCTTTTATATTCTCCATATCAGATTTTATATCTTTTTCTAAAAATCTATTTATTAAATCTAAAACCTCATAATTTGCTTTTGATGAATCTATTAAATAAGCAGCTATAGCTGTATCAAATTCGAATCCTTTAATTTCTATATTATTCTTATTTAAAAATGTGATTAAATTTTTACTATCATGTATAACCTTTTTAATAGAATCATTTTCCATAAAATCTTTTAATAAATTAAATGCTTTCTCTCCATTTGACATACTTACTAATTTAAAATCTATAATATATGATAAGCTCTTATCACCTAATATTAAATATTCTAATTCCATTGTAGAATATTTAGAAGCATCATTTAATGTAAATAAAATATAACTGCTTTCTTTAATATTAGATAATACTTCTTCCATGCCATCTATTGTTTCTATCTTATTTATTTTAATGCTAGCTAATTCTTTTAATTCTTCTTCATTATTATCTAAATCATATTTTGAAAGTATTGATTTTAATTTAAGACTTTTAGCTAATTTTTTAAGTTCTATTAAATTTACTTCATCAATATCTTCTATATCTGATAAATTAATATCTAATGGTACCTCTCTCATTATTGTAGCTAACTTCTTTGAAAATATTGCTTGTTCCATATTGTTTTCTAGATTTTCTTTTAACTTCTTACCACTTATATCTGGAATATGTTTTAATACTTCTTCAAGTGACCCATACTGTTTGATAAGTTTAAACGCTGTTTTTTCTCCAACACCAGGTACACCTGGTATATTATCAGATTTATCTCCCATAAGACCTTTTACATCAATAAATTGAGTTGGTGTTATTTCAAATTCATCCATAAATGTTTTATAGTCATAAATTGCTGTTTCAGTAACACCCTTCTTAGTTATAAATACTTTTGTTTTTTCTGATGCTAATTGAAGTGCATCTTTATCTCCAGTCACTACATAAACTTCCATACCATTTTCTTCTCCAAACTTTGATATGGTTCCTATTATATCATCTGCTTCAAATCCATCTATTTCAAAAGTTTTTATTCCCATATATTTCAATAAATCTTTTATAATTGGAAATTGCTCACCAAGTTCTGGGGGCATTTTCTTTCTTCCAGCTTTATAATCAGCATATTCTTTATGCCTAAAAGTTGGAGATTTCTTATCAAATGTTGCAATTATATTATCTGGATTTATTTCGTCTTTCATTTTAAATAACATATTTGTAAAGCCATAAATAGCATTAGTATTTACACCATCATCATTTGTAAGAGGAGGTAAAGCATAAAATGCCCTATTCATAAGTGAATTCGAATCTAAAATTAATAACTTTTTCATTGATTAATCCTCCTGTAATCTTTTAAAATATTTTTATTATGTATAAAATTAGTCATACATTAATATTATACTATTTTTACAAAGTAAAATCATTATTCTTTAATAAAGGTAACCATATTTTCTAATATTAATTCATATATTATGCACATAAATAAATAAACTAATCAGTATGCTAGTTTATTTTGTCAACTACATCTTCTTTAAAATCTACTAATAGCAAAACCATTACCAAAACCCAAGTCATTGTATTTCTCAAAATATCCGTTGCATCTTTGACTTGTTATTTATTTTCATATACTTTAATAAAACTTACTATTATCATAGTATCTTAAATATTCTTAGACAAATATTATAAATAGTGACATAATTATTATAAAAATATCAGAAAGGAAAAGTATAGTAAATTTTGATTAATTTATTATACAAGGTGATTACATGAATAAAGATCTATTAAAAAAATATGCTAAACTTACTGTTAACAAAGGTGTTAATCTTCAACAAGATGGAATTTTAGTTATTAATTCCCCAATAGAATGTTATGAATTTGCAAGACTTATGGCTAAAGAAGGTTATTCATCTGGCGCTAAAGATGTTTATATAAATTATTCTGATTCTAGCTTTAATAAAATAAAATTAATGAATGCATCTAAAGATGTTCTTAATAATGTTTATGATTTTGAGCGTGATAAATACGATTACTTTGCAGAAAATGGTGCTTCTTTTATAAGTATTTCAGCTGCTGATCCTGATCTTTTAAAAGATGTTGATTCTTCAAAAATTTCTATATATCAAAAAAGTAGAAATATTGCATTAAAAAATTATCGTAATAAATGCTCATCAAATAAAAATGCTTGGTGCATAGTTTCTATTCCCACAGATGGCTGGGCAAAAAAAGTATTTCCTAAACTTTCAACTGAAGAAGCTGTTGAGAAATTATGGGATGTAATATTTAGCATTATGAGGGTTAAAGAAAACGATCCAATAGAAGCTTGGAACAAACATACAAAAACTCTTAGCGATAAAGTTCATAAACTAAATAATGATAGATTTAAATATCTTAAATTTAAAAATTCTCTAGGTACTGATTTACAAATAGAATTAGTCAAAGATCATCTTTGGTGTGGTGGAGCGGATAAATGTGAAAATGGTGGATTTGATTTTATTGCAAATATGCCTACTGAAGAAGTATTTTCAACACCTAAATATAATGGAGTTAATGGAATAGTATTTAGCTCTAAACCTTTAAGTTACTGCGGAAACATAATAAATGATTTTTCTTTAACATTTAAAGATGGTAAAATTGTTGATTGCTCTGCAAAAGAAGGGCTTAATGTATTAAAAGAACTTCTAAACACTGATGAAGGCTCAAAATACTTAGGGGAAGTTGCATTAGTTCCTTATGATTCTCCTATTTCTAATTCTAATATTATCTTCTATAATACTCTTTATGATGAAAATGCTTCTTGCCATTTAGCTCTTGGAAGTTCATATGCTTCTTGTATTAAAAATGGGGAAAATATTTCAGAAGATGAATTATTTAAACTAGGATGTAATAAGTCTTTAAGTCATGTTGATTTTATGATTGGTACAAAAGATACAAGTATTATTGGAATTAAAGAAAACGGAACAGAAATTGAAATTTTTAAAAATGGTAACTGGGCTTAATTAAGCCACATTCAAATAAATAACTAGTCAGTATGCTAGTTTATTTTGTGAACTACTTCATCCTTGGAAACTACTAATAGCACAACCATTCGCAGAACCCAAGTCATTGTATTTCTCAAAATATCCATGGCATCTTTGACTTGTTATTTATTTTCATATGTCTAAAAAAGGTAGATACACCACCTTTTTTAGTTGAGAGTGATAATTGAGAGTTGAGAGTTTTGATTAAAAGCCTTAAAGACTTTTTAAAAGTATAATTTTAAAAAGTCTTTAAGGAATTTTTTACTTAACTCCCCACTCTCGATTCTCAACTATTATTTCTTTCACTCTTAATTCTGAAATTAATTCAGATATGAGTTATTAACATTATTCTATTGGTTCACCATTAAAATTTTTATAGTAAGATGGTTTTTTAGCATCTCCAACATTATTTTGATTTTCATTTAATTTTTGTCTTCTTTTTCCCTTTTGCATTGGATTAATTGATCCTTCTTTATGTACCATATATCAAACACATCCTTTCCTAAATATTTTGTGCTTATAAAGAATTTTAATTCCCTTCAAATTTAGTTAAGAATGTAAATTTTTATTTTTGAAAATCTTTGTACATAAGGCTTGGTTGTATTCCTTTATTATTTTGATACTTGCCACTATTATACAAATCATATTCTCCATCAATATTATGATAATATATTTGACATATCTCTGTATTAGGATATATTTTTATAGGTTGAACACAAAATATTTCTAATGTCCAATATCCTGCAAATCCAATATCTCCAAACCCAGCAGTAACATGTATAAATAATCCTAATCTTCCAGTTGATGATCTTCCTTCTAGCATGGGAACATATTTGTCAGTTTTTGTAAATTCATTTGTTCTACCTAAATATAATTTTCCTGGCTCTAATATTAATCCATCCTCTGGAATTATAATTTTTTCAGTTTCATTTGGAGTTTTCATATCTAACGTATTATTCTTATATACTAACAATTCATTAAATAAAGTTAGATTATAACTATTAGGATTTATTTTAGTTTCATCAAATGGTTCTATAATAATATCTTCACCTATATTTCTTAATATCTCTTTTCCTGATAATATCATTTATAGTATCCTCTCTTTCGTAATTCATCGTTTAAAATTAATTTTCTAAATAATAATTTCTTAGTTGAAACTACTATTTCTAATTTATTATAATATAATAGACCAAATCTGAAAATCAAATTTGGTCTTTATATATAAAAATAAATATCTATTATAAAATTTCTTCTAAATTCTTTCTTATTTCTTTTATAAAATCAAGTGTATTTACGCATCTTACATTATTAGTTTCTGCAAGCGCAGCTAAATCTTCTGTCATAGTTCCATCTTCTATAGTTTTTATTGATGCTTTCTCTAATC
This region includes:
- a CDS encoding glycosyl hydrolase family 8 — protein: MKRKIIIILILLIAGFTIYYNLAPYFRHVETGKVWLQLQSTDEENLLINFVKNELMNDEGGVYTNYINFGSQGDITKGHSVLSESQGMMLLYSLEKNDRITFDRTLDYIRNYMVLNNYLISWRVEEKSKSEISATIDDLRIIKALLLAEEKWNDKSYRGLAIRISKGISKELVEDNILVDFNDGISKSKTTTLCYLDLQTLKMLSELNSSWEKVLDSSLQILNNGYISDEVPLYKKEFYRESESYDNENIDTLLSLIVLLNKQEYGEDISKSITCIKERLKKDGFISTLYSINGESLSKIESTSIYSFIVQIASKVDDKELATLAMKKINAFQVKNKKSVVYGGYGMEDGSQVYSYDNLNALFAYRYFKY
- a CDS encoding clostri-philic family protein, which codes for MVHKEGSINPMQKGKRRQKLNENQNNVGDAKKPSYYKNFNGEPIE
- the dcd gene encoding dCTP deaminase; protein product: MILSGKEILRNIGEDIIIEPFDETKINPNSYNLTLFNELLVYKNNTLDMKTPNETEKIIIPEDGLILEPGKLYLGRTNEFTKTDKYVPMLEGRSSTGRLGLFIHVTAGFGDIGFAGYWTLEIFCVQPIKIYPNTEICQIYYHNIDGEYDLYNSGKYQNNKGIQPSLMYKDFQK
- a CDS encoding aminopeptidase, yielding MNKDLLKKYAKLTVNKGVNLQQDGILVINSPIECYEFARLMAKEGYSSGAKDVYINYSDSSFNKIKLMNASKDVLNNVYDFERDKYDYFAENGASFISISAADPDLLKDVDSSKISIYQKSRNIALKNYRNKCSSNKNAWCIVSIPTDGWAKKVFPKLSTEEAVEKLWDVIFSIMRVKENDPIEAWNKHTKTLSDKVHKLNNDRFKYLKFKNSLGTDLQIELVKDHLWCGGADKCENGGFDFIANMPTEEVFSTPKYNGVNGIVFSSKPLSYCGNIINDFSLTFKDGKIVDCSAKEGLNVLKELLNTDEGSKYLGEVALVPYDSPISNSNIIFYNTLYDENASCHLALGSSYASCIKNGENISEDELFKLGCNKSLSHVDFMIGTKDTSIIGIKENGTEIEIFKNGNWA
- the coaE gene encoding dephospho-CoA kinase (Dephospho-CoA kinase (CoaE) performs the final step in coenzyme A biosynthesis.) → MIKIGLTGGIGTGKSTISDIFRSENFNIIDADVTARDVLEKNPQILDIIRSEFGSGFFDWRGEFRRKEFGNHIFKFSKQRVKYESIIMPYIKKAISSEIDSYEKKGKKVVIIDAPTLIENNMHKDMDYVVLVCADNSTQIKRVISRDNLTKTEVVSRINAQMSLNEKKDFANVIIDNNGDLLETQKQVYDLIDYINSIV
- a CDS encoding lytic transglycosylase domain-containing protein; protein product: MKSKKNKFLILGVIIIVVLASSSKYLMRDIFFPYKYKEYVNEYSKEYNLDPFFVLSVMKTESNFDNKAQSHKNAIGLMQITLETGEWAAKQMGLDEFSKEKLFDESYNIRMGCWYLNELRNMFDGNLALMIAGYNAGPGNVNKWLNNSSLSQNGKDLSYIPFNETKKYLDKVTTYYNVYKYLYSNSKK
- the polA gene encoding DNA polymerase I, producing the protein MKKLLILDSNSLMNRAFYALPPLTNDDGVNTNAIYGFTNMLFKMKDEINPDNIIATFDKKSPTFRHKEYADYKAGRKKMPPELGEQFPIIKDLLKYMGIKTFEIDGFEADDIIGTISKFGEENGMEVYVVTGDKDALQLASEKTKVFITKKGVTETAIYDYKTFMDEFEITPTQFIDVKGLMGDKSDNIPGVPGVGEKTAFKLIKQYGSLEEVLKHIPDISGKKLKENLENNMEQAIFSKKLATIMREVPLDINLSDIEDIDEVNLIELKKLAKSLKLKSILSKYDLDNNEEELKELASIKINKIETIDGMEEVLSNIKESSYILFTLNDASKYSTMELEYLILGDKSLSYIIDFKLVSMSNGEKAFNLLKDFMENDSIKKVIHDSKNLITFLNKNNIEIKGFEFDTAIAAYLIDSSKANYEVLDLINRFLEKDIKSDMENIKAICSSYLKNLSDKLKQMLHKENMDELYYKVEHPLIYVLSSMESIGFKINKGKLDELREKFKELIEKTEKEIYELADEEFNVSSPKQLGKILFEKLDLPVIKRTKTGYSTNQEVLEKLIDKHPIIEKVMYYRQITKINSTYVEGLKNVIDIDNCIHSNFNQTVTTTGRLSSTEPNLQNIPIKYEMGKEIRKVFIPQESDDILISCDYSQIELRVLAHVADDKNMIDAFAHHSDIHTKTASEVFKVPVDEVTSIMRSNAKAVNFGIVYGISDFSLAQDLKITKKEAAEYMAIYFERYPKIKEYLNHVSEYAKEKGYVLTILSRRRFIPEIKSSNKIVKALGERLAMNAPIQGSAADIIKIAMVNVYNKLQEKKLKSKLILQVHDELILNVKKDEFDIVKQLVINEMENAIKLNVALDVDLKYGTTWYDAK